A single Musa acuminata AAA Group cultivar baxijiao chromosome BXJ2-1, Cavendish_Baxijiao_AAA, whole genome shotgun sequence DNA region contains:
- the LOC103986624 gene encoding uncharacterized protein LOC103986624 translates to MRKGACILLVALLSVVLRGVDRCAAAVEVDTNATGTNIPVANSVTTKAGRPRLNNAGEERKSAELGKRPLHETKKPHDTDTKGSSNETRDKPLEVPKIKDANGNQSLESGSNPKTPPLEDSPVEGCDPSNRCIDEKNKFVACLRVPGKDSLYLSLLIENRGTKTLDVKIVAPDFVNLERTSVKLQAKRNEEVKVFVKDGANDTTIILNADDGNCSLNLRNMIPTSVRGETSRYLSFLARTLSISMFLGVVVLVAAAWLCIRLWRTYGKSIPSYQKVDMVLPVSTGGSKETDEADGWDNSWGDDWDDEAPKTPQLVSTPSSKGLASRRLNKDGWKD, encoded by the exons ATGAGGAAGGGGGCTTGTATTCTTCTCGTCGCTCTTCTCTCCGTGGTCCTCCGTGGCGTGGATCGATGCGCGGCCGCAGTAGAG GTCGACACAAACGCGACTGGTACCAACATCCCAGTTGCAAATTCTGTCACAACTAAGGCAGGTCGTCCTCGGTTAAACAATGCTGGTGAAGAGAGGAAGAGTGCTGAATTGGGCAAACGACCCTTACATGAAACCAAGAAACCTCATGATACGGACACAAAGGGGAGTTCAAATGAGACGAGAGATAAGCCATTGGAGGTGCCAAAAATAAAGGATGCCAATGGAAACCAGAGTTTGGAGAGTGGATCAAATCCCAAGACGCCACCCCTGGAGGATTCCCCTGTGGAAGGCTGTGATCCATCCAATAGATGCATTGACGAGAAGAACAAGTTTGTTGCTTGCCTGAGAGTACCTGGTAAAG ATTCTCTATATCTTTCACTTCTGATAGAGAATAGAGGGACAAAAACCCTTGATGTTAAAATAGTTGCTCCTGATTTTGTCAACCTGGAAAGAACTTCAGTTAAGCTTCAAGCAAAGCGAAATGAGGAG GTGAAGGTTTTTGTCAAGGATGGCGCAAATGACACGACAATTATTTTGAATGCAGACGATGGTAATTGCAGCCTCAATTTGCGGAATATGATCCCAACATCTGTCAGGGGCGAAACATCCAGATACCTCAGTTTTCTTGCTCGAACTTTATCCATCAGCATGTTTCTCGGTGTAGTTGTTTTGGTCGCTGCTGCTTGGTTATGCATCAGATTATGGCGGACATATGGCAAAAGTATTCCCAGCTACCAGAAGGTCGATATGGTGCTGCCCGTTTCAACAGGAGGAAGCAAGGAAACCGATGAGGCCGACGGCTGGGATAACAGTTGGGGAGATGATTGGGATGATGAAGCACCAAAAACTCCACAACTTGTTTCAACTCCATCATCTAAAGGTCTTGCTTCAAGGAGAttaaacaaagatggttggaaagATTAA
- the LOC135598424 gene encoding hydroquinone glucosyltransferase-like, which produces MTSQEKSLEKHQQPAAAMEVEVEAEVEGGVDLSPHVVMLSSPGMGHLIPLAEFARRLAVHHGFSVTLIATADFASSSVHRVFVDSLPPGVAFVTLPPVDVPDGMDITATISLTIVESLPALRRIVSGLKRTARLVAFVADLFGTDTFDLASEFGIPPFIFFASNLFLLSLSLHLPALHETMPRLPDPVTLPGCLPMHWADLPIAVKDWTTEEFTWLLHHLKRYEKAEGILVNSFQEMEPETAAVLKEKKPGQPPIHLIGPLVQNGGSSWSPEESLCLKWLDEQPDASVVYVSLGSLGVLSREQIKEMALGLEMSGHGFLWVVKSPAAEEGAAGGSNADPESYLPECFLERTKGTGLVVSFWAPQVRILSHRAVGGFLTHCGWSSTLESAVHEVPMIAWPLYAEQRMNALMLADRLKVALRVKAREDGVVRREEISAAVAELMKGEEGRAARERVRQLQVAATAAAAVGGTSHEALAEVVAKWKDSS; this is translated from the coding sequence ATGACGAGCCAAGAGAAGAGCCTGGAGAAGCATCAACAGCCAGCAGCAGCAATGGAGGTCGAAGTGGAAGCGGAAGTGGAAGGAGGTGTCGATCTCTCGCCCCACGTAGTCATGCTGTCGAGCCCCGGCATGGGCCACCTGATCCCGCTCGCCGAGTTCGCGAGGCGCCTTGCCGTCCATCACGGCTTCTCCGTCACCCTCATCGCCACCGCCGACTTCGCCTCCTCCTCCGTCCACCGGGTCTTCGTTGACTCTCTCCCGCCCGGCGTCGCCTTCGTCACCCTCCCCCCCGTTGACGTCCCCGATGGCATGGACATCACCGCCACAATCTCTCTCACCATAGTCGAATCGCTTCCCGCCCTCCGCCGCATCGTCTCAGGGCTGAAACGGACTGCCCGCCTCGTGGCGTTCGTCGCGGATCTCTTCGGCACCGACACCTTCGACCTCGCGAGCGAGTTCGGCATTCCTCCCTTCATCTTCTTCGCCTCCAACCTATTCCTCTTGTCCTTGTCCCTCCACCTGCCCGCACTCCACGAGACCATGCCGCGGCTTCCTGACCCCGTCACGCTGCCAGGATGCCTCCCGATGCATTGGGCCGACCTCCCGATCGCGGTGAAGGACTGGACGACCGAAGAGTTTACGTGGCTGTTGCACCATCTGAAGCGTTACGAGAAAGCCGAAGGGATTCTGGTGAACAGCTTCCAGGAGATGGAGCCGGAGACGGCAGCGGTGTTGAAAGAGAAGAAGCCAGGCCAGCCGCCAATCCACCTGATCGGGCCGCTCGTGCAAAATGGGGGGTCGAGTTGGAGCCCGGAAGAGTCGCTGTGCTTGAAGTGGTTGGACGAACAACCAGATGCGTCCGTGGTGTATGTTTCTTTGGGTAGCCTCGGAGTGTTGAGCCGCGAACAGATCAAGGAGATGGCTCTCGGGCTGGAGATGAGCGGCCATGGGTTCCTCTGGGTGGTCAAAAGCCCAGCAGCAGAAGAGGGCGCCGCCGGAGGCAGCAACGCTGACCCGGAGAGCTACTTGCCCGAATGCTTCTTGGAGAGGACGAAGGGAACGGGGTTGGTGGTGTCATTCTGGGCGCCGCAGGTCCGGATCCTGAGCCACCGGGCGGTGGGGGGCTTCCTGACACACTGCGGGTGGAGCTCGACGTTGGAGAGCGCCGTGCACGAGGTGCCCATGATCGCGTGGCCGCTGTACGCGGAGCAGCGGATGAACGCCCTGATGCTGGCGGACAGGCTGAAGGTGGCGCTGAGGGTCAAAGCAAGGGAGGACGGCGTCGTCCGGAGGGAGGAGATTTCGGCGGCGGTGGCCGAGTTGATGAAGGGGGAGGAAGGCCGGGCGGCGAGGGAAAGGGTGAGGCAACTCCAGGTGGCAGCCACAGCGGCCGCTGCCGTAGGTGGGACTTCCCACGAGGCCCTCGCGGAGGTAGTCGCCAAATGGAAGGATTCGTCTTGA
- the LOC135598425 gene encoding UDP-glycosyltransferase 88B1-like translates to MRQRSHFHHRSIEMWPHIIRRCRFGKERERESVREREREDMFAAEERKRGGVVLYPSPGMGHLVSMMELGKLFVLHGMAVAVVTVDPPYNTGSTAAFISRASAANPSITFHRLPPVALPPNPSPNHEALAFDLLRLSNANLLNFLRETAPRAIVVDLFCSFALDVAAELCIPCYAFFTSGASVLATFFYIPTLHSTTVKSFRELGSAPLLVPGIPPLPADHMPLPMLDREDEAYKGFLHVCSRLPDAHGIIVNTFDALEPRALEAIAAGRCVTDGRATPPIYSIGPLITSDWREKANRAECFEWLDAQPRDSVVFLCFGSLGLVTAAQLKEIAAGLERSRQRFLWVVRSPPSNDPAKRYERPLEPDLDALLPEGFLERTSERGLVVKSWAPQVEVLSHDSVGGFVTHCGWNSVLEAIVAEVPMVGWPLYAEQKMNKVFLTEEMRLAVAMDGYEGELVSAEEVEAKVRWLMESEGGRQLRERTATMKERAVEALREGGSSHSALAKLVGQLKGEVRDR, encoded by the coding sequence ATGAGACAACGGAGCCATTTCCACCACCGGTCGATAGAAATGTGGCCTCATATAATTCGACGATGTCGCTTtggtaaagagagagagagagagagtgtgagagagagagagagagaggatatgtTTGCTGCGGAAGAGAGGAAGCGGGGAGGAGTGGTGCTGTACCCGTCACCGGGGATGGGCCACCTGGTGTCCATGATGGAGCTCGGAAAGCTCTTCGTTCTCCACGGAATGGCCGTCGCCGTCGTCACCGTCGACCCACCTTACAACACCGGCTCCACCGCGGCCTTCATTTCCCGAGCCTCCGCCGCCAACCCCTCCATTACCTTCCACCGCCTTCCCCCCGTCGCCCTCCCCCCCAACCCCTCCCCCAACCACGAGGCCCTCGCCTTCGACCTCCTCCGCCTCTCCAACGCAAATCTCCTCAACTTCCTCCGCGAAACCGCCCCCAGAGCCATCGTCGTCGACTTGTTCTGCAGCTTCGCCCTCGACGTTGCCGCTGAGCTCTGCATCCCCTGCTACGCCTTCTTTACCTCCGGCGCTAGCGTCCTCGCCACTTTCTTCTACATCCCGACGTTGCACTCCACCACAGTCAAGAGCTTCAGGGAGCTCGGCAGCGCCCCGCTGCTGGTCCCCGGGATCCCGCCATTGCCCGCTGACCACATGCCGCTCCCAATGCTGGACCGCGAGGACGAGGCCTACAAGGGGTTCCTCCACGTCTGCTCCCGCTTGCCGGACGCCCACGGCATCATCGTCAACACGTTCGACGCGCTCGAGCCGCGGGCGCTCGAAGCCATCGCCGCTGGCCGCTGCGTCACGGACGGCCGGGCGACTCCTCCCATCTACTCCATCGGACCTCTGATCACGTCGGATTGGAGGGAGAAGGCCAACAGGGCGGAGTGCTTCGAGTGGCTCGACGCTCAGCCCCGAGACAGCGTGGTCTTCCTTTGCTTCGGTAGCCTGGGCTTGGTCACAGCCGCGCAGCTGAAGGAGATCGCCGCGGGGCTCGAGCGAAGCAGGCAGAGGTTCCTGTGGGTGGTGCGGAGCCCGCCGAGTAACGACCCGGCGAAGCGTTACGAGCGGCCGCTGGAGCCGGACCTCGACGCGCTGCTGCCGGAAGGTTTCCTGGAGCGGACAAGCGAGAGGGGTCTGGTGGTGAAGTCATGGGCGCCGCAGGTTGAGGTGCTGAGCCATGATTCGGTGGGGGGGTTCGTGACccactgcgggtggaactcggtGCTGGAGGCGATCGTCGCCGAGGTGCCGATGGTGGGGTGGCCACTGTACGCAGAGCAGAAGATGAACAAGGTGTTCCTGACGGAGGAGATGCGACTGGCGGTGGCGATGGACGGATATGAGGGGGAGCTGGTGTCAGCAGAGGAGGTGGAGGCCAAGGTTCGCTGGCTGATGGAGTCGGAGGGGGGCCGACAGCTGAGGGAAAGGACGGCGACGATGAAGGAGAGAGCGGTGGAGGCGCTCAGAGAAGGGGGCTCGTCGCATTCGGCGCTGGCGAAGCTGGTGGGGCAGTTGAAAGGCGAGGTGCGTGACCGCTGA
- the LOC135598004 gene encoding late embryogenesis abundant protein Lea14-A-like: MSNLIDKAKEFVAEKIAKMPKPEASLESLSIKSFTRDSILFHSEVAVLNPYSHSIPISQLSYALKSAGREVALGTMPDPGSLTASAETKLEVSVKVPYDFLISLMRDIGRDWDIDYEMQVGLTIDLPIIGDFTIPLSTKGEIKLPTLSDLFCGGGGGDD; the protein is encoded by the exons ATGTCGAATTTGATAGACAAGGCGAAGGAGTTCGTGGCGGAGAAGATAGCGAAGATGCCGAAGCCGGAGGCCTCCCTCGAGAGCttgtccataaagagcttcacccGCGACTCCATCCTGTTCCACAGCGAAGTCGCCGTCCTCAACCCCTACTCCCACTCCATCCCCATCTCCCAGCTCTCCTACGCCCTCAAGAGCGCCGGCAG GGAGGTGGCGTTGGGGACGATGCCGGACCCGGGGTCGCTGACGGCGAGCGCGGAGACGAAGCTGGAGGTCTCGGTGAAGGTCCCCTACGACTTCCTGATAAGCTTGATGAGAGACATCGGCCGCGACTGGGACATCGACTATGAGATGCAGGTGGGGTTGACCATCGACCTCCCTATCATCGGCGACTTCACCATCCCGCTCTCCACCAAGGGCGAGATCAAGCTGCCCACCCTCTCCGACCTCTtctgcggcggcggaggaggagatgaTTAA
- the LOC135598005 gene encoding UDP-glycosyltransferase 88B1-like → MFAAEERKRGGVVVYPSPGMGHLVSMVELGKLFVLHGMAVTVVTADPTYNTRSTAAFIARASAANPSITFHRLPPVALPPNHSPNHEALAFDLLRLSNVNLLNFLRDAAPRAIVVDMFCSFVLDVAAELCIPCYTFFNSGASVLATFFYIPTLHSTTVTSFRELGSAQQMVPGIPPLPADHMPLPLLDREDEAYEGFLHVCSRWPDDHGIIVNTFDALEPRALEAIAAGRCVTDGRATPPIYSIGPLITSDWREKANRAECFEWLDVQPRHSVVFLYFGTLGLFTAEQLKDIALGLERSGKRFLWVVRSPPSNDPAKRYELPPEPDLDALLPEGFLERTRERGLVVKSWAPQVEVLSHDSVGGFVTHCGWNSVLEAIVAEVPMVGWPLYAEQKMNKVFLTEEMRLAVAMDGYERELVSAEEVEAKVRWLMESEAGRQLRARTAAMKERAVEAVKEGGSSHSALAKLVEQLKGGVRGR, encoded by the coding sequence atgtTTGCTGCGGAAGAGAGGAAGCGGGGAGGAGTGGTGGTGTACCCGTCGCCGGGGATGGGCCACCTGGTGTCCATGGTGGAGCTCGGTAAGCTCTTCGTCCTGCACGGCATGGCCGTCACCGTCGTCACAGCCGACCCAACTTATAACACGCGCTCCACAGCGGCCTTCATTGCCCGCGCCTCCGCTGCCAACCCCTCCATTACCTTCCACCGCCTCCCTCCCGTCGCCCTCCCCCCCAACCACTCCCCCAACCACGAGGCCCTCGCCTTCGACCTCCTCCGCCTCTCCAACGTAAATCTCCTCAACTTCCTCCGCGACGCCGCCCCCCGAGCCATCGTCGTCGACATGTTCTGCAGCTTCGTCCTCGACGTCGCAGCTGAGCTCTGCATCCCCTGCTACACCTTCTTTAACTCCGGCGCTAGCGTCCTCGCCACTTTCTTCTACATCCCGACGTTGCACTCCACCACAGTCACGAGCTTCAGGGAGCTCGGCAGCGCCCAGCAGATGGTCCCCGGGATCCCGCCATTGCCAGCCGATCACATGCCGCTCCCATTGCTGGACCGCGAGGACGAGGCCTACGAGGGGTTCCTCCACGTCTGCTCCCGCTGGCCGGACGACCACGGCATCATCGTCAACACGTTCGACGCGCTCGAGCCGCGGGCGCTCGAAGCCATCGCCGCTGGCCGCTGCGTCACGGACGGCCGGGCGACTCCTCCCATCTACTCCATCGGACCTCTGATCACGTCGGATTGGAGGGAGAAGGCCAACAGGGCGGAGTGCTTCGAGTGGCTCGACGTTCAGCCCCGACACAGCGTGGTCTTCCTTTACTTCGGCACCCTGGGATTGTTCACAGCCGAGCAGCTGAAGGACATCGCCCTGGGTCTCGAGCGAAGCGGGAAGAGGTTCCTTTGGGTGGTGCGGAGCCCGCCGAGTAATGACCCGGCGAAGCGTTACGAGCTGCCGCCGGAGCCGGACCTGGACGCGCTGCTGCCGGAAGGTTTCCTAGAGCGGACAAGGGAGAGGGGTCTGGTGGTGAAGTCATGGGCCCCACAGGTGGAAGTGCTGAGCCACGATTCGGTGGGGGGTTTCGTGACCCATTGCGGGTGGAACTCGGTGCTGGAGGCGATCGTCGCCGAGGTGCCGATGGTGGGGTGGCCACTGTACGCAGAGCAGAAGATGAACAAGGTGTTCCTGACGGAGGAGATGCGACTGGCGGTGGCGATGGACGGATACGAGAGGGAACTGGTGTCAGCAGAGGAGGTGGAGGCCAAGGTTCGCTGGCTGATGGAGTCGGAGGCCGGCCGGCAGCTGAGGGCAAGGACGGCGGCGATGAAGGAGAGAGCAGTGGAGGCGGTCAAAGAAGGCGGCTCGTCGCATTCGGCGCTGGCGAAGCTGGTGGAGCAGTTGAAAGGTGGCGTGCGTGGCCGCTGA
- the LOC103986606 gene encoding late embryogenesis abundant protein Lea14-A-like produces MSSLIDKAKEFVAEKIAKMPKQEASLESLSIKSFTRDSILFHSEVAVLNPYSHSIPICQLSYALKSAGREVASGTMPDPGSLTASAETKLEVSLKVPYDFLMSLMRDIGRDWDIDYEMQVGLTIDLPIIGDFTIPLSTKGEIKLPTLSDLFCGGGGGDD; encoded by the exons ATGTCGAGTTTGATAGACAAGGCGAAGGAGTTCGTGGCGGAGAAGATAGCGAAGATGCCGAAGCAGGAGGCCTCCCTCGAGAGCttgtccataaagagcttcacccGCGACTCCATCCTGTTCCACAGCGAAGTCGCCGTCCTCAACCCCTACTCCCACTCCATCCCCATCTGCCAGCTCTCCTACGCCCTCAAGAGCGCCGGCAG GGAGGTGGCGTCGGGGACGATGCCGGACCCGGGGTCGCTGACGGCGAGCGCGGAGACGAAGCTGGAGGTCTCGCTGAAGGTCCCCTACGACTTCTTGATGAGCTTGATGAGAGACATCGGCCGCGACTGGGACATCGACTATGAGATGCAGGTGGGGTTGACCATCGACCTCCCTATCATCGGCGACTTCACCATCCCGCTCTCCACCAAGGGCGAGATCAAACTGCCCACCCTCTCTGATCTCttctgcggcggcggcggcggagatgATTAA